DNA sequence from the Chryseobacterium indicum genome:
GTTGTCTGTAGTTCTTATTTTTCTTCTCTATTTTCTGAGTGTTTTTTTCTGGGTTGTCATTTTGCTGTTTGCAGCCATGCTGTACTGGATCTTTTTCCGTGCTTTGCGGTTGGTATTTAAGAATTCAAAACATTGCAGAGGAAATCTTTTGAAAAGTTTCGGTTTCGGATTTTTTTATTCGTTTCTTTACATTTCATGGATCTATGGAATTATTTTTTTAGTTAATTATTTAAATTAAATCTCTAATTATTTTATCAATGAAAATTATCGCAGTTATTCCCGCCCGATACGAAGCCAGTCGTTTTCCGGCAAAACTGATGCAGTTGCTTGGAGATAAAACCGTTATCACAACCACTTATCAGAATGTCGTGGAAACAAATCTGTTTGATGAAGTTTTTGTGGCAACAGATTCTGAAATTATTTTTAATGAAATTACCGAAAATGGTGGAAAAGCCGTAATGACCGGACAACATGAAACCGGAAGCGACCGTATTGCCGAAGCAGTGCAGAATATCGACTGTGATATCGTGATCAATGTTCAGGGAGATGAACCTTTCCTTAAATTAGAACCTTTACAACAATTAATTGAAGTTTTTCATCAGGATGACAATCAGGAGATTTCTTTGGCTTCATTGAAAATAAAACTCACTGAAAAAGAAGAGATTGAGAATCCTAATAATGTAAAAGTTATTACGGACAATAATGGTTTCGCACTGTATTTCAGCCGTTCTGTGATTCCATTTCATCGTGAAATTTCGTATAATGTTGATTATTTCAAACATATTGGGGTCTATGCCTTCAGAAAGCACGCTTTGATCCAGTTCTCAAAACTGGAAATGAAACCTCTGGAGATTTCAGAAAAGATAGAATGCATCCGATATCT
Encoded proteins:
- the kdsB gene encoding 3-deoxy-manno-octulosonate cytidylyltransferase, whose product is MKIIAVIPARYEASRFPAKLMQLLGDKTVITTTYQNVVETNLFDEVFVATDSEIIFNEITENGGKAVMTGQHETGSDRIAEAVQNIDCDIVINVQGDEPFLKLEPLQQLIEVFHQDDNQEISLASLKIKLTEKEEIENPNNVKVITDNNGFALYFSRSVIPFHREISYNVDYFKHIGVYAFRKHALIQFSKLEMKPLEISEKIECIRYLEYGMKIRMIETNFVGVGIDTPEDLEKARRLI